In Pseudoalteromonas sp. MM1, a single window of DNA contains:
- a CDS encoding GNAT family N-acetyltransferase, whose product MQLVELTPKDPNVVNVFADIDRLINSLYPVATAQSLKLEELSKDNVYAIGLKNEDGIIACGAIVKQNDGTLYGEIRRLYVKPSYRGRGFSRRIMQNLLHYAGETKIPLIRLETGPKQTESISLYEDLGFVRCASFGSYQDNPQSVFMELGLSPEPK is encoded by the coding sequence ATGCAGTTAGTCGAATTAACCCCTAAGGATCCTAATGTAGTTAATGTGTTTGCAGATATAGATAGACTGATAAACTCCTTATACCCTGTGGCTACAGCCCAATCTCTTAAATTAGAAGAATTAAGCAAAGATAACGTTTACGCAATTGGCTTAAAAAACGAAGATGGCATTATTGCCTGTGGCGCTATTGTTAAGCAAAATGACGGTACCTTATATGGTGAAATAAGACGTTTATACGTAAAACCAAGCTACCGTGGCAGAGGTTTCTCAAGACGAATAATGCAAAATCTACTGCATTATGCCGGCGAAACAAAAATTCCACTTATTCGATTAGAAACTGGCCCAAAGCAAACCGAATCAATTAGTTTGTATGAAGATTTAGGTTTTGTGCGCTGTGCAAGCTTTGGCTCGTATCAAGATAACCCACAAAGTGTATTTATGGAGCTTGGCCTAAGCCCTGAGCCAAAATAA
- the cysZ gene encoding sulfate transporter CysZ, giving the protein MEYFFSGFKLISQKGLKRFVLIPLLLNILLFGSSLFFLFGWLSDSFNYINNMLPEWLSWLEWLLWPIAVLIVLFSYSMLFTVITNFIAAPFNGLLSEKVELYLTGQKINDDGFADLIKDIPRMVGREWTKLCYYLPRAVGFFILLWVLPVIGQILWILFTCWMYAVQYKDFAFDNHKIGFKQMKDDLKSKQGLSYGFGFAVMLLTAIPFINLIVMPVAVCGATRLWVDNYRPKYRVG; this is encoded by the coding sequence ATGGAATATTTTTTTTCAGGCTTTAAATTAATTAGCCAAAAAGGCCTTAAGCGCTTTGTGCTTATTCCGCTTTTGCTTAATATTTTATTGTTTGGTAGTTCATTGTTTTTTTTATTTGGTTGGTTAAGCGACAGTTTTAACTATATAAACAACATGTTACCTGAGTGGCTAAGCTGGCTTGAATGGTTATTGTGGCCCATTGCCGTACTTATTGTGCTATTTAGTTACAGCATGCTATTTACGGTAATAACCAACTTTATTGCAGCCCCCTTTAATGGCTTACTCAGTGAAAAAGTTGAGCTTTATTTAACGGGCCAAAAAATAAATGACGATGGCTTTGCTGATTTAATCAAAGATATACCCCGTATGGTTGGCAGAGAGTGGACAAAGCTTTGCTATTACTTGCCCCGCGCTGTAGGGTTTTTTATATTGTTATGGGTTTTACCCGTTATTGGCCAAATTTTGTGGATTTTATTTACATGTTGGATGTACGCAGTGCAATACAAAGATTTTGCCTTCGATAACCATAAAATTGGCTTTAAACAAATGAAAGACGATTTAAAATCAAAGCAAGGTTTGTCTTACGGGTTTGGCTTTGCAGTTATGCTGCTCACAGCAATCCCATTTATTAACCTAATAGTTATGCCTGTTGCCGTGTGTGGCGCTACTCGATTATGGGTAGATAATTACCGTCCCAAATACCGTGTGGGCTAA
- a CDS encoding EAL domain-containing protein translates to MNTAKLKQLLSHQQDILSKIALGIALDDVLQDICLAIEQVIEDSSARCSILSLTGNQLFHRAAPNIDDEYLEAINGVFIGPNVGSCGTAAYKKERIITQNINLSPLWNGYKSLAHSYGLYSCWSTPIISTNNETLGTFAIYHNTPKAPTKQDLELIDYFVHFSSIALEKNAESLKARQLVADLQKSNEKFKAFTKVMPDLILILNEEGVYTDIYGTSSDLLLESPTDLVGQNVQDLFPVKDAEMIMGVIKKTICTNEMQIFEYDLSVPKGHITFEGRAAALNNYQPDKPELKHVVWMARDVTLRKKAEQEVQRLAFFDPLTGLPNRRMLSDSLTKCVERIKRTQKTGALLFLDVDNFKRINDSLGHGAGDQVLIELAKRLKGVIRASDTLARVGGDEFIILLEYIGEHNHQACIESEIVAKKVQGVFNDKFAIGELAFQVSCSIGICLINEEHTATDNILKFADTAMYRAKAKGGNSCSFYDPKLQTLLENQAELETDIVRAIANNEFCAYFQPQISMHGKIVGAEALIRWIHPNKGVIAPNQFIPIAEQYGLIQKLQNIVLRNICSLINQLDEKNMIDEHFSVSINISHIQFNSSQLTRELCSTINEFNINPQHIKLEITETMLSGDINSTIKQMTELQEQGFVFSIDDFGTGYSCLAHLNAFPVQEIKIDKSFIDKILDKGKGFNIVNTIISLGKSLDITVVAEGVEQEAQFELLNLLNADCIQGYLVAKPMNASNYIKWHAHQLKKQSLSA, encoded by the coding sequence ATGAATACTGCAAAACTCAAACAACTATTATCTCACCAGCAGGATATATTATCTAAAATCGCGTTAGGCATAGCCTTAGACGATGTTTTACAGGATATTTGTTTAGCTATAGAGCAAGTTATTGAAGACAGCTCTGCAAGGTGCTCAATACTGTCTTTAACGGGGAATCAATTATTTCACCGTGCTGCCCCAAATATTGACGATGAATACTTAGAAGCAATTAATGGTGTATTTATAGGTCCGAATGTGGGGTCTTGTGGCACTGCCGCCTATAAAAAAGAGCGAATTATTACGCAAAATATTAACCTTTCACCCTTATGGAACGGTTACAAAAGTTTAGCACACAGCTATGGTTTATACTCTTGTTGGTCAACACCGATTATTTCAACCAACAATGAAACATTGGGCACTTTTGCTATTTACCACAACACCCCTAAAGCACCCACAAAACAAGATTTAGAGCTTATTGATTATTTTGTACACTTTTCTAGCATAGCACTAGAAAAAAATGCTGAATCGCTTAAGGCTAGGCAGCTAGTGGCAGACCTGCAAAAAAGTAATGAAAAATTTAAAGCATTTACGAAAGTGATGCCCGATCTTATTTTGATTTTAAATGAAGAGGGCGTATATACCGATATTTACGGCACTTCGAGTGACTTATTACTGGAGTCACCCACCGATTTGGTTGGTCAAAATGTACAAGATTTATTCCCAGTAAAAGATGCTGAGATGATCATGGGCGTTATTAAAAAAACCATTTGTACCAACGAAATGCAAATATTTGAGTACGATTTATCAGTACCCAAAGGCCACATAACCTTTGAAGGAAGAGCCGCTGCACTTAATAACTACCAACCAGATAAACCAGAACTTAAGCACGTAGTGTGGATGGCAAGAGATGTAACTCTTCGTAAAAAAGCAGAGCAAGAGGTGCAGCGGTTAGCTTTTTTTGACCCACTAACTGGATTACCTAATAGGCGAATGCTCAGCGACAGTTTAACAAAGTGTGTTGAGCGTATTAAACGCACCCAAAAAACAGGCGCACTGCTGTTTTTAGATGTTGATAACTTTAAAAGAATAAATGACTCATTAGGCCACGGCGCCGGAGATCAAGTATTAATAGAATTAGCAAAACGGCTTAAAGGTGTAATAAGAGCATCAGATACTTTAGCTAGGGTAGGCGGTGATGAATTTATTATTCTATTAGAATACATTGGCGAGCATAATCACCAAGCTTGTATAGAATCCGAAATAGTCGCAAAAAAAGTACAAGGCGTATTTAATGATAAATTTGCAATAGGAGAGCTGGCATTTCAAGTGAGCTGCAGTATAGGTATTTGCTTAATTAACGAAGAGCATACAGCCACCGATAACATATTAAAATTTGCAGATACAGCCATGTATCGAGCTAAGGCGAAAGGTGGCAATAGCTGCAGCTTTTATGATCCCAAACTGCAAACTTTACTCGAAAACCAAGCCGAATTAGAAACGGATATTGTAAGAGCAATCGCAAATAACGAATTTTGTGCGTATTTTCAGCCGCAAATTAGTATGCACGGTAAGATAGTAGGTGCAGAAGCACTGATAAGATGGATACATCCTAATAAAGGGGTTATTGCGCCTAATCAGTTTATCCCTATTGCAGAGCAATATGGCCTGATTCAAAAACTGCAAAACATAGTGCTTCGCAATATATGCAGCCTTATTAATCAGCTTGATGAAAAAAACATGATAGATGAGCACTTTAGCGTATCTATAAATATCAGTCATATACAGTTTAATTCGTCGCAGCTTACTCGCGAGCTATGCTCTACAATTAATGAGTTCAACATAAATCCGCAGCATATTAAACTTGAGATCACCGAAACCATGCTATCGGGCGATATTAACAGCACAATAAAGCAAATGACGGAGCTACAAGAGCAAGGTTTTGTGTTTTCTATAGACGACTTTGGCACTGGGTATTCCTGTTTAGCCCATTTGAATGCCTTCCCCGTACAGGAAATAAAAATTGATAAAAGCTTTATCGATAAAATTTTAGATAAAGGCAAAGGCTTTAACATTGTTAATACGATTATAAGCCTAGGCAAAAGTTTAGACATTACTGTTGTAGCTGAGGGTGTAGAGCAAGAGGCACAGTTTGAGCTACTAAACTTGCTCAATGCAGATTGCATACAAGGCTATTTAGTCGCAAAACCTATGAATGCCAGTAATTATATTAAGTGGCATGCACATCAATTAAAAAAGCAAAGCCTAAGTGCTTAG